A window of Clupea harengus unplaced genomic scaffold, Ch_v2.0.2, whole genome shotgun sequence contains these coding sequences:
- the LOC122131988 gene encoding olfactory receptor 52N5-like, with the protein MENISSVSDILVLEELDLSESSTYPVFFTLLFVYIALIITNVGVVVIIIAERSLHEPMYLLFCNLSVNDILGNTILLPHLLFDMLFKNRLISYSACVTQTFGAHTYGSASHTILIIMAIDRYVAICNPLRYSAIMTKKAVVTLSVSAWAVAVVLVGVLVSLSVRLSRCTSVIPNFYCDNASLFKLSCEDVSINNIYGLFYTVILLSSSIGTVAVTYIRIAITCWTKKNAELNSKAIQTCASHLVLYLILLLTGFIIVIMHRFPEYPFLRRLVAILFHVVPANLNPIIYGIQTKQLRLKILQIFGRKITPS; encoded by the coding sequence ATGGAAAACATTTCATCTGTCAGTGACATTCTTGTACTGGAAGAATTAGACCTTTCTGAGTCATCCACATATCCAGTGTTTTTCACATTGCTCTTTGTCTATATTGCACTGATAATAACcaatgttggtgttgttgttatcaTAATTGCAGAGAGAAGCTTACACGAACCCATGTACTTGCTATTCTGCAACTTGTCTGTCAATGATATCCTTGGTAACACAATCTTACTCCCCCATCTATTGTTTGACATGCTTTTTAAAAACAGGTTAATTTCTTATAGTGCGTGTGTTACACAGACATTTGGTGCCCATACTTATGGCTCTGCATCACACACCATACTGATCATAATGGCCATTGATAGGTACGTGGCTATATGCAATCCACTGAGATACAGtgcaataatgacaaaaaaggCAGTTGTGACCTTGTCTGTGTCCGCCTGGGCTGTTGCAGTTGTCCTAGTAGGTGTATTAGTGAGCCTCAGTGTCAGGTTGTCTCGTTGTACATCAGTTATTCCAAATTTTTATTGTGATAATGCTTCCTTGTTCAAGTTATCTTGTGAAGATGTGTCTATTAATAATATATATGGACTGTTTTATACTGTTATATTATTATCCTCATCTATTGGTACTGTTGCTGTCACATACATTAGAATTGCTATCACATGTTGGACTAAGAAAAATGCAGAACTCAACAGCAAAGCCATTCAAACGTGTGCCAGTCACTTAGTTCTGTATTTGATACTGCTATTAACTGGCTTCATTATTGTCATAATGCATCGTTTTCCAGAGTACCCATTTTTAAGAAGACTTGTAGCTATTCTTTTTCATGTTGTGCCTGCTAATTTAAATCCAATAATTTATGGTATACAAACTAAACAATTAAGGCTCAAGATATTGCAGATATTTGGTAGAAAAATAACACCCAGCTAG